A window of Symphalangus syndactylus isolate Jambi chromosome X, NHGRI_mSymSyn1-v2.1_pri, whole genome shotgun sequence genomic DNA:
CCCTGACCGCCATGCCCGGAACGTCCCAGGGTTGACTGCAGGGGCAGTGACTCCCTCTGTGGGGCCTCAGCCCTCCCTCAGGGTCCTGGCCCTGATGCCTGGCAGagcctggcccctgccctctCCCAACCAGTCCTGCCCTGGTCACACCAAGCTCTGACCCAGAGTCCCCTGGGGCTTAAGCGGTGAGGTGGCGAAGGGTGGCCCAGCCCGAGAAGTCCGCCCCCGGGTGGTCCAGGGCTGGCAGCAGGGGTGGTGCTGGATTATTTGGGGCCCTCTATCTGGGGTGGGGGCGTCCTCAGTCCTCCCTCAGCGTCTCACCTTGCCTCCCCACAGAGCCTGGGCCCGCTTCCCTCTGCCGATCTTCAGCCACCACTCAGAACCAAGCCCTTGCTACTCTCTGACCCCCAGTGCGCAAGTCAGAGGCCTTACATCCGGGCACCCGGAGCTTCCCTGGGTTGACAGCAGGGGCCAAACCGGATTCTGCCACGGGAgacttgggggtggggtggagtggggggttGAGGATGGAGGTGGGGAACCTGAGACTGTAGgtcatggtggtggtggctggGTTAGGGGTGTGGAGGCATTCAGCCCTCCCTCAGGGTTCTGAACTTGATGCCAGTCAGAGCCTGGGCCCAGCCTGATAAGCCCGACTCCGCCAGGTCAGGTTGTCCAGGGCTGGCACAGGGGCCGTGCTGTATTATTTGGGGTCCTCTATCTGGGGTGGGTGTTCTTGAGTCCTCTCTCAGGGTCTCACCTTGCCTCCTCACAGAGCCTGGGCCCGCTTCCCTCGGCCGATATCGACCCACCGCTCACAGCGAGACCCCCCGCTACTCTTTGACACCCAGCGTGCAAGTCACTGGCCTTACATCCGGGCACCTGGGGCTTCCCTGGGTTGACAACAGAGGTGGAACCAGATTCTGCCGCGGgagagttgggggtggggtggagtttagggtggggtggggtggggtggggtggggtgtagagtggggctgaggatgGGGCTGGGGAACCTGGGGCTGTAGGTCATGGTTCGGTGGCGGGGGGGGCAGCCCTCCCTCAGGGTCCTGACCTTGATGCCCCGCAGAGCCTGGGCCCTGCCCTCTCCTAACCAGCCCTGCCCTGGTCACACCAAGCTCTCACTCCAGAGTGCCCAGCAGCTTGAGCGGCGGAGGGAGGGGGTCGGCCCAGCCTCACAAGTCAGCCCCAGATCAGCCCCCGGGTGGTACAGGGCTGGGAGCGGAGAAGGCACTTGGTTCTTTCGGGTCCTCTATCTGGGGCGGGGGCATTCTCAGTCTTCCCTCAGCACCTCACCTTGACTCCTCACAGAGCCTGGGCCCGCTTCCCTCCACCGGTATGAAGCCGCCCCTCAGAAGGaggcctctcccttctctctgacCCCAGTGCGCGTGTCAGTGACGTCACATCCGGCCTCTAAGCCTGGGGCTTCCCTGGGTTGACAGTAGGGGCTGAATCGGGTTCTGGTGGAGtaagggtggggatggggatagGGGCCCTCAGTCATCCCTCAGAGGGTCCTGACCTTGATACCTGGGTCTGGATCCCCATTTTCTGCCGATTGGGTGTGCTCCTCTCAGACCAAGTCTCTGACTCCCAGTCGCATGAGGTGGCAGTGAGGAGAGGGGTGTGGTCGGGGTGACGACATTGCCAGGGTCTTCCAGGGCTGACAGGAAGGGCTGAGCTGGATTCTGTGGCCCCTCTATGTGGGGAGGGTGGACCTTCAGTCTCTACTCAGGAGGGTTCTCCTCCTGGCTCCTGGCTCTTCGATGAAGTGATGGGTGGGAGATGATCCGTTTATGTCACCTTTGAGCATTTGTCCAGCTGCACGCGTTGCAGAGAATGGCTGCGGGTCCAAGGCTAGATGCTCCCTGGGGGGCTGCAGCACCTGTGATTGTAGGACCTCTGAGAGAAGATGCACACCTTCCCATGGGGGCTCCTCCCCAGCCAGAGCTAGACTTTGCAAACCTTTTGTcctaaaaggtttatttttacaCGGAAGAGGCTGAGCAGCAgcaagagatttggagaagccaTGTGTTTTGAAGGTATCGAACACAGCAGAGTCCAGATTagtgattttcatattttaatcctCATTCATATGGTAATAAATTTTACATTGTATGTGTACATTAGATATAGTATATGTACATTTTGTTTATATCTACGTTTATATACATACCTGTTTTAGACATTATGTACATTTatgcttatatgtatatatacatgcatatatatctttatatcatagatgtataattatatatacttacGTGTATATATCTTTAGATACATATTCGTTTGTATTTGTAGactttatactatatatatgcacacatattttattaatatctacTCATAGTATGTGGCCTTCACACATACTTACTATTCTATTCCTAGTTCATTCTTTATattccattaaaataataattttgtggaAGGCTGGTCTTCCCCTACTAAGTTTGTTTCAGGTGGTTGTTAGCAGAACTCTGGAGCCATAGTGTCTCAATCAACTCAAATTTCCTGGTGTCGTGATATTACCCCAGGGCTACTGGCATCAGATTCTGTGGCGCTGCCTCAGATTGCGCAATGATGTGGGGTGGAATGTTAAACACTTTCCCCTATCCATCCTGTAATCTGCCATCTATGCAGGGTACAGACCTCCTCGATTTCCCTGCTGCTCCCTGGACCCAAAACACAAGTACTAGTTTAGCACAGTCTTCAGTCATCCCCAGGGCTTTCTctgttttgatgttttttttttttttttttaatcttttccctTCTATATTTTTCCGGGGTTGATTTGGGGAGCAGAGCACAGCAACCTGAGCTTTGTTGTCACTTTGGCAATGACAGTTAAGGCACTCACTCTGTATTTAATTTAAGTAGCATTTAcatctttgccatattctgttccCCATCAAGGAATATGGTATACAGATCCATTTACTTGAGATTATTTCCTGAGTCTATCAGCAACTTTGCACAGTTGCTTCCATGAAGGTCTTGTTAGGCTCTTCTTACTTCCATTTTGGATtttaatgctgctgtgaatggtatattttctattttctattttatgcacTAAGTTGCTTCTGTGTGGCAAGGCTCATGATTTTGCTGTAATCACCTTCTATATGACGTTTTCTGAagtcttttattcatttgaatattCAATGTGTCTATTCCTTtgaattttctatgtagataatCATATAGTTAACAAATACTATTTCTTAGCAGTCTTcatatctcattttcattttgacatccatagctctgtctctttttcattttcatattcacTGCAGATGTAGGTGGTAGTGGTGACAGCATAGGTCAACGACTTGTCACTGCCGTGAATGGCAGAGCTTCTGACATTTCACATTTATGTATGCTTGCTGCCGATTTGAGGAAATGGAAGTTCCTTTTAATGTTAGTTTGCTAAACATTGTTAATTTGTACTTACATAGAATTCATTTCAGAGCCTTTGCCTGTACCCATTGCCATGACTGAATGTTTTTTTCTAGTCTATCTTGTATGCAGGGAATtagaattgaatttttttctaacatttcatCGTATTTTTATTCCATGCATACAGGCGGCTTGTTCGTTTAATCCACTGTTGTGTTGGATATGTGATTATCTGTTTATGACATTTGCTGTGATATGTGTGAACACTTGCCTCACAAATTCTTTTCATGAGTGCTCGGGTGCCTTCATCTGTTTATGAATCTAGGAGAGCGAGCCTGGGAGAATGAGTTAAACAATTGCCCATTTTGGATGCATTGGAAGAGTTGAGATAAGACAGTGATTCATTTTCCCTTGCCACTTGGCTGAACGGGCCTCCAAAATTTCCTGTCCTGGAATATTTGAGGGTAGATTGAACTTTGAATACACTTTCAGTTTGTGGAAGTACCATTGGTTTTATCCATTCACCTCTTCAAGGACATCTTggttggtgattatgaataaactACTATATACATTCGTGTACACGATCTTCCATGTGAGAACCAAAGTTTCCAATTCACTTAGGTAAAACCTAGGAGTACGACTGATGGATCTAAAGGTAAGTCTATGTTTTACTACATAAGAAAGGGCCAAAAGGCCTTCTAGAgtgaatgaaacatttttcttgtcTACCAGCTATGAATGAGaattccacatcctctccagaatttGATATTCTCAGGTATTTGAATTCTATCCATTGTACTAGGTGGGTAGAGGAATCTTAGTGCTGTTGACATTTGCATTATTAGTGAATAATTATGGTGATCATCTTTTCACGTGTGTATCTTCATTGGTGAATGTATGTGTATTTCTGCGTGTCTTCATTggtgaatgtcttcaaatcatttACATCTTTAGTTGGATTCTTTGTTTTCAAAGGTTGAATGTTAAAAGTTTGGTGTTTATTCAGCATATGAGTTCTTTATCAGACATCAGATTACTAATATTTTCTCTCCATCTATATCGTTTTTTCCATTCttctaacagtattttttttttttttttttttttttttggagatggagcctcactctgtcccccagcctggagtgcagtggcgtgatctcgactcactgcaatctctaccccctgagttcaagcgattctcctgcctcagcctcccgagtagctgggattacaggtgcctgcaaacgtgcccggctaatttttgtatttttagtagagacaggatttcaccatcttggccaggctggtcttgaactcctgacctcatgatccacctgcctcagtctcccaaagtgctgggatgacaggcgtgagccaccgtgcccggctgagatTCACAGGAAAACCAGGATCGGAGGGGTATAAGTTTGTAGGAAAGAGGTTTTTAAGTGGCAGCATCTTTGCATGATTCAAACTCTGGAGGCATATGTATAAAGTCCaagaaacacatgagaaaattgtACTTCTTGGAAACTAAGGAGCTCACAAATGATGAAATGTGATTCACACCGATTTGTAAATGAGCACCCATTTGTAAGTGAGCAGGCCGAGACAGGGAGATGCAGACCTGGCTGGACTCTGGATTAATCCATTCCCATGTCTGCATTCTCTTATGGCCTCTTCCCACGTCTCCCAGGACTCTGCCACCTACTGTCAAATTAAAAATCACAGGCAGGGATACCTCTGGGTTCTGGTGTGTGGGTGTTGGGGCTCTCTGCACGCCCTGATTTCAGAGCTCTTTTGATGTCTGTGCCCAGTTGTGTCTATGGTAAGGACTTGAATCTGTTTCTTCTGATCATTCAAAGAGGTTTGTCGATGATAGCATGTGTTCTAAGATGAACACCCCAAGTGACCAGAAAAGGCTGCTTCCTAAGTTAAAACATGACATGacatcttttaaattaatttttggctccaaaagaaagaaggagaaggaaggaagggagggaaagggagagagagagagagagacggaaggaaggaaggaaggaaggaaggaaggaagcagagagagagagaaagaaagagagaaagagaaagaaaaaaggaaaggaaaggaaaggaaaacaagaaagaaaaagtgggggCATAGTGGGGGAATCAAGGAAGGAAGTAAAAAACCCCACCAGATCCAGTACAGACATAAAAGCCAAACGTAAATCCTGTCCACCAGACACTAATGAGCACCCTCTAAACTGCAAACCTGTAGGACTCCTTGGTAGTATGTGTCACTGCCACAACTATCAAGGGCACTTTTTAACTCAATGACAAAGCCAGACGTGATCTCATCTGTATGTAAAGTGAAGATCCTGTTATATAAAGGCACCACCATGACAAGGAATGGCCAGCAACACAGTGTCATTGTGAACCCTCGGCCGGCAATGCTAGCAGCACAATTGGCACTCAGCGAGCAactccaggtaatttttttttttttttttgagacggagtcttgctctgtcacccaggctggagtgcagtggtgcgatctcggctcgctgcaagctccgcctcccgggttcatgccattctcctgcctcagcctcccgagtagctgtgactacaggctcccgccaccacgcccggctaattttttgtatttttagtacagacggggtttctctgtgttagccaggacggtctccatctcctgagcttgtgatccacccgcctcagcctcccaaagggctggggttacagatgtgagccaccgcgcccagccagctccagataatttttaatgagCAGAGGCAGGATGTCTGAGGGGCTTCCTAAAACCCAGCACCTGCTCGAGAACCTCCTGGGCACTTTTCCAGGGAGGCGTGTTAGGCTGAAGTCTCTATCATGCAAGCCAAAGATGTCAGAGCGGGGTACTGgactgcaaagaaagaaaaaggatggagACCATGAAGACTTTTTTGTGCAGTCAGAAAATTACTCATTTTCTGACACATTTATTGACCAGCACGTATTCTGCCCAAATGCTCGCCTCTATGTGCTCTGGTCTGCATAGGCTGGGTACGCCTGGGCCCATCGCTAGCTGGCATGTACCGTGACATGCGGTGGCTGTGGGGGCAATGGTGGTGCAGAGCTGGGGGATGGGGGAACATGGCCATGGAGGCAGCAGGCTGTGCAGCCCCAGCAGCCACTAGGGTCACCGGTACCCAGAGATGGCAAAAGGGCAGCATGCCAGGTGCAGGAAGTCCTGTGGTGTCCATGGCAAGGGCACTAGGGGACGCTGTGGGAAGGGCCACCACAGGCCCGTAAGAATTCATCTGAGTGGGATATCCAGGGACATAGAGGAAGGGCAGTGCTGCAGGCCCAGGGACAGTGGCCACCGGAGTGACGTGAGCCTGGCTGCCCTCTGACCACTCGCCCGCCGGCTGGGTCGCTGGAGCGTTGTCACTCGCCATGGCGGGATTGGGCACCATCACAGGAGTTGCTGGTGGAGCAGAGCCACTCCTGATTTGGGTGTTGGGACCGGCCGGTTCCTGGTGTTGCAGTGTGACCTGGTCATTCTCATTCGGAGATGTGTGATCTTGTTGCTCAGTGTCTGCTGGTGCCAGACAGGATCCAGCAGCTTCTGGCTTGTCCTCCTCCTGATGTCTTGGTGCAGACTTGACGCCCACTCTTCTCTTCATCCTCACGAGGAGGTGAGGGGAGTCTCTTTGAAAGTAAGGATGGCAGTAGAACTCTAACTGTAAGTCAaagtttaaataaacaaaaggaaactGCAAGTCACAAGGATGGACTACAACTACCAACCATCTACGCCCCTGTGCAAGAGAACTCTGCTGGCCCAGGAGGCCTTTCTGGAAAAGGTCCCAGTCCCCAAAGGAAGCTGGGGACTCGCGTTCACATCGTCAAGGTTTACCAAGTTGTGGCGGGCCTTTCCGTCTTGGAAAAAGCCTCAAAATGGCAGATTAGGGTGTCCATGGCCAGCGGAAAGGGTCTTTGAAGTTGCAGACCAGGAGGGAAGAAGATTCTGGGCCTCCCCCATGCAGTGTCGGCTGGCAACAGAATGCACCCCGGCTGGGCTGGAGGCCCTGGGCACTGGCTCTTCCACACCAGGGGCCCACCTACCAAGGGCAGCAGGAGCATCTGCACCTCCTGCGCCAGGCGCCCTTCAGCACTTCAACTTGAGCACTTCTCCAGACACCAGCTAGGGTGACAGTGGTACAAATACCAGACTCCCCTGGCCTGCTCACCTCACACGGTAAAGCGCTATGGAGTCAGGGGGACACAGCAACCACCAGACGACATGGCTGGCCCGGGGCAGGAGGACATGCAGATATGGCTACTTAGCACCTGTGATATTTTACACACTCGAGAGGGGCAGGTACCATCCTCAGCCCTCTCCCCACATTCGCTCTTAGTTCATGTCACCTCCACCCAGAGGGGGACACAAGCCCACAGTGATGGCCCCACACCCTGCCTGAGGTCGCCCACTTCCCAGGAGGCAGTCCTGGGACTTCCACCCGACCAGGCCCCAGAGCCCACCGACTTAACCCCCCCAGAGGCTTGTCGTTCATTACCTTATTCGAGATGGAGACCGGCCTGTTTGTGGAGAAAATGCGGGTGAAGGTCCTGAAAGTGCATTGACGCCATTTTCGGAAGCCATGCAAGTTTAGCTGGTGGAAGAAGCTCTTTATCGAATTTGTGGCAAACACTTTGTGTGCGACGTCCCTTTTGAGAATCTCCTTTTCAAAGAGTTTTTGATTGATCACTATACAAGTCCCACTGTCATCCCACCAGATGGACGAAAACTGGTTGCTGCTGACCAGTCTCCACAGTTTCTgcggaaaggggagggagaggagattaTCTGCTCCCTGGGGCGGGACGTCACCGTCAGGGTGCGGCCTTCTGAACGAAGCTGCCTCGGCCAGAGGTTGGAAAGCGATTTCTTCTGTCAGCAGCATGAAGTTAGGGCTCCCAGTGGACACTGGGTCGTGCCAGGCAGGGGAAGGATCTGCTGGGTGAAGGTAGGTCTCTGAGTGCAATTGGGGAGGAAAAGGCACCCTTTCCAAGCCGTGACCCTGTCCtctcaaatttctttcttcacaGCGAGCCATGATCAATGATGGCTAGTCCTCCAACTGGCAAACTTGCTAGTGCAGTGTGGCCAGCAGCACCCCTTGGCAGTCATGTAACCAGCCCCATGACATCATAAAGGGGCTCTGACTGCCGGGGGAGGGGTGGCATCTCCACACACCCAGCAAGTTATGTAATAAAGGGCCAAGGCAGACAAGTAGCTGCCCATCTGCATGTGCACATTCCGATCCTCACAGTCATTTCAATGGGAAAGATGACACTAGTGCACAGGAGTGCCAAGGGGCCCTGCCACACCTTAGGTGCAGACCTGGAGCGGTCCTCTTGTCCTAGAGCTCCTGAGCCAGGCAGAACTACAGGAAAGCCCTGGCTCAGGAAGGTCAGAGCTCACCATCTGAGTCATGGGCCCACAGACCCCAGCACATGACTGACACTTTGAAGCACAGAATAAAGGGTAGGACAATGCCCACGGGTCAGGCTGTAGCCACGCCACCCTTTCCACCCTGTCCTAGCCAGAGGCAGCAATGTGCTCCATACAGATCCTCCTAACACACCCACACTGTCGGTCCCCAGCACGCAGATACCCGACAGCCACTTAGGCAAATGGCTTAGCTGACTGCCCCAGCACACACCGTCGCCATGCAGTCCAGTGGGGAGTCGGAGGCAgccttcttcctgcctctcctcGGCCTGCACGTGTCCCCCCACCAAGCAGAGACACCCTTCTACACCCCGGGTCTCTGCAGTCACATCGTGGTGGGGCATGCAGCTGTTGGCCTTTGAGCATGTCTTGTTTTCCTTGGCCAGTGTCTCCAGAGAAACGCACATGGGTTTGTGCCTAGTGGTCCATCTCTGCAACAGTTGTTCCTTTGGGATCGGATGCTAGGAGGTCACGGGAGAGGTGTCCATCCAAAGCAGTCTCTGTGTCGTACACTGTCCCCACACACAGGGCCACCTCTGCACAGACTCCCCCGACTCGATTCTGGGCACAGAGCTCAGGGATCTTCCAGAGACTGCCACGAACCGGTGATGCCTCCACGCTTGAGACATCCTGACCGCAGGGCCCAAGATGCACTGGCTCAGGGGGTGACAGTGAGGGGTCTGCAAACAGACTGCTGATGCTGGTGTCTCAACCTGGCCGCTGCcgagctgtgtgacttgggcacgtcacttaacctctctcggCCTCCGTCTCCTCCCGGGGATAAGAGTAGTAGCACCTGCTTCCCGGGGCTGTGAGGATCCAGTGGGACGTATAGGCTTGCAGGGCGGACTCCTCTGCTCAAGAGACATGATGACTCTGGTCAAGGCAGCAGTCAGGAGCGTGGGCAGGAGCTGGGTGATGGAGAACCCACAggcctggggagagagggagtgtgTGAGAGACTTCAGCTGAGAACCGAACCTTGGAGGTTCTAACAAAGGCTGACTTACAGGTCTTCTTCAGTGCTGCTCTGGGGCCTCTTGGGGCTCCTGTCCTCCTGGTCAGCCTGTCCCCTGAGAATCTGAAGGAGGAAGTGAGAGGGCTACTCAGCGTGCAGCTAGCCTGCAGAGATCAAGGCTCTATGAGTGACAGTAGGGTGAATGGGGCCAGGTGCTATGGGGTCCCATGTGTGCTGGGGCAGGTGGGGCCCTTGGTGCACATTCAGGGTGAACACTTCACCTTCACTGCTGACACTGCCTGGGCCTCCTCTGCTCTGTGACCTGAGGACACTGTCTCAGACCAAGGCCTGACTGCTTCCTGGAGCTCCCGGAAGAGGAATCGAGGGGCCCTTAGGCTGCAGACTGCAGGTAGAGCCCCGGTCCCTCAGTGCTGTCAAGAGGGCGGGCAGGACACTCTTGAGTTCTACACACCTTTGGGGCAGATGGTCCCCTCTGCGCTCACTCAGGGCCCTCACCTTTCTCCTGGCAGGGACTGGACTCCACTCCTCTACTCGCCTGAGAATCTCTCGGATCAAGAGCTCACATCCCTGATATGGAACAGAAGGACATGCCCCAACCAACATCTGCCCACACCTGCCCAGGGTTTCCTCGGAAGTACAGTAAGAGATGTCCAAATTCAATGGGGTCCATGTGTCCTGGGGTGAGGATACTGCCCGGTCCTCATCTTGATGCCTGCAGGGTCTGGAACCCTCCCCCTGTTGACCTGAGGCCCTATCTCCAGGAGACACCTGAAGAGGAAGTGAGGGGAGTCCATCCACCCAGCGGCTTCCCTCAGCTGACAgaaggggcagggtggggctAGGTCCTCTGTGTTTGGTGAGTGGGGTCCCCTCAGTCTGCACCTGGACTCCTGGCAGGGCCTGGGACCCTCCCTCTGCTGACTTGAGTGCAGCCCCCTCAGACCAAGGCCAGCCCTCCCTGACACCAATGATCCCAGGATAAAGGAGGGACCTCAGCAGACAGTCCTGCCTGGGTTCTCTGGGGTGACAGTAGGGGCAGGGCAAACTCTCTTGATCTGAGAGTTTCTCTGGCCTGGAGGTACCCTCAATCCTCCCTTAGGTTCCTCACCTGGACTGCTCTCCAATCCTGGGACCACTGTGTCTGTTGAACACAGTGCCTCCCTGTTTTGTCCACACACCCTCTGAGAACAAAGTCCTCACCTCCCTGAGATCCAGAAACAGAGGTGAGGAGGCCCCACATCTGTCACCCCTGCGTGGGGTGTCCACGGCTGACCCCACCAGCTGAATCCTTCAGGTATGAGGTGGGTGTTCCAAAGTCCTCCTGTGGGTTATTCATCTTTACTTCTGCTGGGGCTTCTACTTACTCGACCCTCAAACCCTTGAGATGAGCAGACATCTCCCTTGACACCAATGCCTCATCCCCCTGAGGGCTCCTCAACTTCCTGCCGTGGTGCAAGTGAGCTTGCCACTTAGCACCATCCCTGATCAGCTACCCCCCCGGCCCCCACATCTAAGAACAGAATTCACCTAGACTCTGTGGGGTGGCTTCTTTCTGGGTTGGGGGTACCTCCATTCCTCATGAACGGGGCAAACCTCGGGTCCTGCTGATCCTGGGAGTCCTCCTTCTACTGACCAGGTGTGGAGCCCTCTGTTGAATCTTTCAGTGCCCTCTGGGATCAAGGTACTCACCTCCCTCAGACCTCTCACCCCTAGTCACGACGGGAGAAATGAGACCATGCCTCATGCCATTCCTGCCTGGGGCCACCTGGGGCTGAGAACAGGTGACACCAGTGTCTGTGAGGTCCTTTCTTTTCTGAGAGCGTGGAGGTACCTTCTTACCTTCAGTCCTCACCAAACTTCCTCCCCGTCACTCCTGGAAGACCCTGGATTCCACCCTGTGCTGACCAGGTGTGGCTCCCTCTGCTGAGCTGAGGAAACCCCTCGGACCAAGGCCCCCACCTCCCtgagacctgggaggcagaagtgaggGGGCACCTCATGGTCACTCATGCATGAGATACCCAAGGCTGACCAAAGGAGCAGGTTTCAGGGGGCCTCGTCGGTCTCGGTGTCCTCTAGGTATTCATATTTGCTCCTCACAGAATCTGGCCCCTTCCATTTTGCTGAACCAGAGATGAGTCTTGCAGACcaaggccaatttctcccttagACCCTCTTTGAGaaagtgtgtgttgggggtggacaGGGCACTTCCCTTCCTCACAGTCCTGCCTGGGGCCTCCCAAGACTGACAGCAGGGGCAGGTTTCCTAGGTCTGGGATGAGAGGTCTGGTGAATCCTTCCTCAGGCCTCTGGGACTCCTCCTTCTGCTCACCTGAGGCCCCACTCCTCGTACCACAGCCCTGTCCCCATTGACACCCGATCCCACCAGCCACAATGCACCACATGTGGCCACCGTGCCCGGGATCACCCAGGCCAGGATCCCCACCGAGCTGGACTCCAGGGTCCCCTCTGTCCTCTGTCTTGTTCCTTCCCTGGTCTCCTAGAGGGCTGGGCCCCACCCCTCTGTGGACCTGAGTCTCTATCTGTCGGATTCCCGAGGCTGAATGAGGAGGGGCCTCGGTCTCAGATAGGGGCCGGGTGGGCCCCTTGTCCTGGGGTACTGGGTCCGCTCAGGCCTTCCTTGTCTCCCAGCAGGACCCGGACCCTCCCTCTATTCTCCCGCGGCCATGCTAACGATACCAACCCCCTTCCCTCGGTCAGCCCAGGATGCAGATATCAGGATCCGCTTCCCTGACCGCCATGCCCGGAACGTCCCAGGGTTGACTGCAGGGGCAGTGACTCCCTCTGTGGGGCCTCAG
This region includes:
- the LOC129476047 gene encoding heat shock transcription factor, X-linked, encoding MARCEERNLRGQGHGLERVPFPPQLHSETYLHPADPSPAWHDPVSTGSPNFMLLTEEIAFQPLAEAASFRRPHPDGDVPPQGADNLLSLPFPQKLWRLVSSNQFSSIWWDDSGTCIVINQKLFEKEILKRDVAHKVFATNSIKSFFHQLNLHGFRKWRQCTFRTFTRIFSTNRPVSISNKLEFYCHPYFQRDSPHLLVRMKRRVGVKSAPRHQEEDKPEAAGSCLAPADTEQQDHTSPNENDQVTLQHQEPAGPNTQIRSGSAPPATPVMVPNPAMASDNAPATQPAGEWSEGSQAHVTPVATVPGPAALPFLYVPGYPTQMNSYGPVVALPTASPSALAMDTTGLPAPGMLPFCHLWVPVTLVAAGAAQPAASMAMFPHPPALHHHCPHSHRMSRYMPASDGPRRTQPMQTRAHRGEHLGRIRAGQ